A genomic window from Mesorhizobium sp. 131-2-1 includes:
- the flgK gene encoding flagellar hook-associated protein FlgK yields MSLTSALSIAQSALLTTSKQTSIVSRNVADASNTDYARRTAVVTSTAPGARSVEIQRATNDLLFRQNLSALSAWSGQSALYNGMDQLELAVNGVDNASSPSTAIANLQQALQLYATTPSNQNLGASVIDAARDVVRSLNEGTQAIQDFRTQTDGQIATAVDDLNKLLSQFQDANKAVISGTRSGTDVSDALDQRDAILKKIAEYVPISTFTRGDNDMVITTTDGTTLFETVPRSVTFTPSSGYAAGTPGSTIYIDNVPLSAGSGGNTSAVGKLAGLITLRDGVAATMQSQLDETARGLITAFAETSSSSPDAAGLFTWSGAPAVPAAGTLVNGLAGSISVNAAMTPALLRDGGANGAAYVQNTGGGSSYADQLIAYGDRLDQPMAFDSAAGITATSSVADYAANAIGWFEGVRQQASTTADAKEALATRTAEALSNDTGVNVDQEMSLLLDLEHTYQASARMMKTVDDMLDALMNAVG; encoded by the coding sequence ATGTCGCTGACCTCCGCCTTGAGCATCGCACAGTCGGCGCTCCTGACCACCTCGAAGCAGACCAGCATCGTCTCGCGCAACGTCGCCGATGCTTCCAACACCGACTACGCCCGCCGCACGGCAGTCGTCACCAGCACGGCGCCGGGTGCCCGTTCGGTGGAGATCCAGCGGGCGACCAACGACCTCCTGTTCCGGCAGAATCTCAGCGCGCTCTCCGCATGGAGCGGCCAGAGCGCGCTCTACAACGGCATGGACCAGCTGGAGCTGGCCGTGAACGGCGTCGACAACGCGTCCTCGCCATCGACCGCGATCGCCAACCTGCAGCAGGCGCTGCAGCTTTACGCCACGACGCCGTCCAACCAGAATCTCGGCGCCAGCGTCATCGACGCGGCCAGGGACGTCGTGCGCTCGCTCAACGAAGGCACCCAGGCGATCCAGGATTTCCGCACCCAGACCGACGGTCAGATCGCCACCGCGGTCGATGACCTCAACAAGCTGCTCAGCCAGTTCCAGGACGCCAACAAGGCCGTCATTTCCGGAACGCGTTCGGGCACCGACGTGTCAGATGCGCTCGACCAGCGCGATGCGATCCTGAAGAAGATCGCCGAATATGTCCCGATCTCGACCTTCACGCGCGGCGACAACGACATGGTCATCACCACCACGGACGGCACGACGCTGTTCGAGACGGTGCCGCGCTCGGTGACCTTCACGCCGTCGTCCGGCTACGCCGCCGGCACCCCCGGCAGCACCATCTACATCGACAATGTGCCGCTCTCGGCCGGCAGCGGCGGCAACACCAGCGCCGTGGGCAAGCTCGCCGGCCTGATCACCTTGCGCGACGGCGTCGCCGCAACCATGCAGAGCCAGCTCGACGAAACCGCGCGCGGGCTGATCACCGCCTTTGCCGAAACCTCCTCGTCGTCGCCAGACGCCGCCGGCCTGTTCACCTGGTCCGGCGCGCCCGCCGTCCCCGCCGCCGGCACGCTGGTCAACGGCCTTGCCGGCTCGATCAGCGTCAACGCGGCCATGACCCCGGCGCTGCTGCGCGACGGCGGCGCCAATGGCGCCGCCTATGTGCAGAACACCGGCGGCGGCTCGTCTTATGCCGACCAACTGATCGCCTATGGCGACCGGCTCGACCAGCCCATGGCTTTCGACTCGGCCGCCGGCATAACGGCGACCTCCAGCGTCGCCGACTACGCCGCCAACGCGATCGGCTGGTTCGAAGGCGTGCGCCAGCAGGCCTCGACCACCGCCGACGCCAAGGAAGCGCTGGCCACGCGCACGGCCGAGGCGCTGTCGAACGACACTGGCGTCAATGTCGATCAGGAAATGTCGCTGCTGCTGGATCTCGAACACACCTACCAGGCCTCCGCCCGCATGATGAAGACCGTCGACGACATGCTGGACGCCCTGATGAATGCCGTGGGATAA
- a CDS encoding flagellar hook protein FlgE, giving the protein MSLYGMMRTGVSGMNAQANRLSTVADNIANSDTTGYKRSSAEFSTLIMPGTGGAYNSGGVTTTIRSAIGSQGVLQYTTSVSDLAVNGDGFFVVQDPSGTPYLTRAGAFVADAQGRLVNAAGYQLMAYSYANGDPAATANGFEGLEPVQISDQEMTATPSTEGVFSGNLPAGATPPSGALPSSNSATAEYTSKSSLVAYDNLGNKVLLDVYFTNTGTGTWEVSVFDQSKATAGTSFPYTGGALASANLTFDTTTGKLTGATTGISFTVPNGSTLDLDMSKLTQLGTGFTVSEAGVNGNAPSTIEKIQIGQDGIIYAQYQDGSTKPLYKIPLADVTSPDRLTALPGNVYAQSTDSGAVRIGFANEGKLGAIVSGALENSNVDIAEELTNMIAAQRSYTANSKVFQTGSDLMDVLVNLKR; this is encoded by the coding sequence ATGAGCCTCTACGGAATGATGCGGACCGGCGTTTCCGGCATGAACGCGCAGGCCAATCGCCTGTCCACGGTTGCCGACAACATCGCCAACTCCGACACCACGGGCTACAAGCGCTCCTCCGCCGAATTCTCGACGCTGATCATGCCGGGCACCGGCGGCGCCTACAATTCGGGCGGTGTGACGACGACGATCCGCTCCGCAATCGGCTCGCAAGGCGTGCTGCAATACACCACCTCGGTATCCGACCTTGCCGTCAACGGCGATGGCTTCTTTGTCGTGCAGGATCCGAGCGGCACGCCCTATCTGACCCGCGCCGGCGCCTTCGTTGCCGACGCCCAGGGCCGGCTGGTCAATGCCGCCGGCTATCAGCTGATGGCCTACAGCTATGCCAATGGCGATCCGGCCGCGACAGCCAACGGCTTCGAGGGCCTGGAGCCGGTGCAGATCTCCGACCAGGAAATGACAGCTACGCCCTCCACCGAAGGCGTCTTCAGCGGCAATCTGCCGGCCGGCGCCACGCCGCCCTCCGGCGCTTTGCCGTCCAGCAACAGCGCGACCGCCGAATACACCTCGAAGTCCTCGCTGGTCGCCTATGACAATCTGGGCAACAAGGTGCTGCTCGACGTCTATTTCACCAACACCGGCACCGGCACCTGGGAAGTCTCCGTCTTCGATCAGTCGAAGGCGACCGCCGGCACGTCCTTCCCCTATACGGGCGGCGCGCTGGCCTCGGCCAACCTGACCTTCGACACCACCACCGGCAAGCTCACCGGCGCCACCACCGGCATCTCGTTCACGGTGCCGAACGGCTCCACCCTTGACCTCGACATGTCGAAGCTGACCCAGCTCGGCACCGGCTTCACGGTTTCCGAGGCCGGGGTCAACGGCAACGCGCCGAGCACGATCGAGAAGATCCAGATCGGCCAGGATGGCATCATCTACGCGCAGTACCAGGACGGCTCCACCAAGCCGCTCTACAAGATCCCGCTGGCCGACGTGACGAGCCCGGACCGGCTCACCGCCCTGCCCGGCAACGTCTACGCGCAAAGCACCGACTCCGGCGCGGTGCGCATCGGCTTCGCCAATGAAGGCAAGCTCGGCGCCATCGTCTCCGGCGCGCTCGAAAATTCCAACGTCGATATCGCCGAGGAATTGACCAACATGATCGCGGCGCAGCGCAGCTACACCGCCAATTCGAAAGTCTTCCAGACCGGTTCCGATCTGATGGATGTCCTTGTCAACCTGAAGAGATAA
- a CDS encoding response regulator transcription factor, producing the protein MIVIVDERELVTEGYSSLFDREGVASAGFAPGEFGEWVSSAADTDLRSVRAFLIGDCREGAISPRQIRDRTGAPVIALSEQHSLENTLRLFESGVDDVIRKPVHIREILARITAIRRRAHEDVTYTEVGSMRIFMDGRDPEIDGEPLPLPRRERRILEYLASNRGRRVTKTQVFNAIYGIFDEEVEENVVESHISKLRKKLREKLGHDPIDSKRFLGYRLVF; encoded by the coding sequence ATGATCGTGATCGTTGACGAGCGAGAGCTCGTAACTGAAGGCTACAGCTCACTTTTCGATCGTGAGGGGGTCGCCAGCGCGGGCTTCGCGCCAGGCGAATTCGGCGAATGGGTGAGCTCGGCTGCAGACACCGATCTGCGCTCGGTCAGGGCCTTCCTCATCGGCGACTGCCGCGAGGGTGCGATCTCGCCGCGCCAGATCCGCGACCGCACCGGCGCACCTGTCATCGCACTTAGCGAACAGCATTCGCTGGAGAACACGCTGCGCCTGTTCGAGAGCGGCGTCGACGACGTCATCCGCAAGCCGGTCCATATCCGCGAGATCCTGGCCCGCATCACCGCCATCCGCCGCCGGGCGCATGAGGACGTGACCTATACCGAGGTCGGCTCGATGCGCATCTTCATGGACGGCCGCGATCCGGAGATCGACGGCGAGCCGCTGCCCTTGCCGCGCCGCGAGCGACGCATCCTCGAATATCTGGCCAGCAACCGCGGACGGCGCGTCACCAAGACCCAGGTCTTCAACGCCATCTACGGCATCTTCGACGAAGAGGTCGAGGAGAACGTGGTGGAAAGCCACATCAGCAAGCTGCGCAAGAAGCTGCGTGAAAAGCTCGGCCACGACCCGATCGATTCCAAGCGCTTCCTCGGCTACCGGCTGGTGTTCTGA